One window of Pyrus communis chromosome 12, drPyrComm1.1, whole genome shotgun sequence genomic DNA carries:
- the LOC137710423 gene encoding WEB family protein At5g55860-like, whose product MGEIDTKPIESVRAALSLFEEKTDHLKKRVSGTDKDSEKKRELEGVLKDLANYKVQLEAKDAAYMQALLKLQHHQYTADELSALLENIESERDKYVEECKEARAQIYQLEFKVKEIADQLTETLKVREQLMHVFGELKATQAELLSMETKLADARDSELKALTQAELMETAFVMEKERAEELLKHVSELSEAMVMSRVAASEGEKEKLAILSAKDAEIEVAIQAALLVQEQLEDSNKQMAKMEELENQLQAKSSFIEMLQLEIKQANENLSFSKMASSDAMNDLKQLEKELEEKERKISDQEGFIRALEMELNKLKLELIDASQVANSLNRDVEVLTEDLQKAIIELGEMAERENNAQVEIAMLESELHRGRSKIAAAEAAEARTEHVKSGLYLAIQQLAIEAETAKNENRMLKQGADRADAETDKQSPLVDFVEVSEIGELKEEAEEQKDENYYQVTISLKEYESLVKKAEQADQIPLSLEEGLSRQFSFSAAEDKSESLKKELEAAMEKVAQFRNRAEQATTRADLAERAKERLEDQIRIWREVKQKRKAALAALREVSLPKQFSPPEYESPDEFKPPAHESGEEFMPHASEETHKKRLQLREVLKMKF is encoded by the exons ATGGGAGAGATTGATACGAAACCAATTGAATCAGTCCGGGCTGCTTTGTCCTTGTTTGAAGAGAAGACTGATCACCTGAAAAAGCGGGTTTCTGGCACAGAT aaggATAGTGAGAAAAAGAGGGAGCTTGAAGGTGTGTTGAAGGATTTGGCCAATTACAAGGTGCAGCTGGAAGCAAAAGATGCTGCCTACATGCAAGCCCTTCTCAAGCTGCAACACCACCAGTACACTGCAGATGAACTCTCCGCCCTCCTTGAAAACATCGAGTCCGAAAGAGATAAGTACGTTGAGGAATGTAAAGAGGCTCGGGCGCAGATATACCAACTCGAATTCAAGGTAAAGGAGATAGCAGATCAGCTGACAGAAACTCTGAAGGTGAGAGAGCAGCTCATGCACGTTTTTGGTGAGTTGAAGGCTACACAAGCAGAGCTGCTTAGCATGGAAACAAAACTCGCGGACGCTAGAGATTCAGAGCTAAAAGCTCTAACGCAAGCGGAGCTGATGGAAACAGCTTTCGTGATGGAAAAAGAGAGGGCAGAAGAGCTTCTTAAACATGTCTCGGAGTTAAGTGAAGCCATGGTTATGTCAAGGGTTGCTGCTAGTgaaggagagaaagagaagttAGCGATCTTATCTGCGAAAGATGCTGAGATTGAGGTAGCTATACAGGCTGCTCTTCTAGTACAGGAGCAGCTTGAAGattcaaacaaacaaatggCGAAGATGGAGGAGTTGGAGAATCAGCTCCAAGCCAAGTCTTCGTTCATTGAGATGCTTCAGTTGGAGATTAAACAGGCGAATGAAAACCTTAGTTTCTCTAAGATGGCGTCTTCTGATGCGATGAATGACTTGAAGCAGCTGGAAAAGGAGTTagaagagaaggaaagaaagatCTCGGATCAGGAAGGTTTCATCAGGGCGCTAGAAATGGaactgaataaattaaaattggaGCTTATTGATGCAAGTCAAGTGGCCAACAGCCTGAATCGTGACGTTGAAGTTCTTACTGAGGATTTACAGAAAGCTATAATAGAGCTTGGTGAGATGGCAGAAAGGGAAAACAATGCGCAGGTTGAGATAGCAATGCTGGAATCTGAGCTTCATAGAGGGAGGTCAAAAATTGCAGCAGCAGAGGCAGCTGAAGCAAGAACCGAACATGTGAAATCGGGGTTGTACCTCGCGATTCAGCAACTAGCAATAGAAGCTGAAACTGCCAAGAACGAAAACAGAATGTTAAAGCAAGGAGCAGATAGAGCAGATGCAGAAACGGACAAACAATCTCCCCTTGTTGATTTTGTTGAGGTTTCCGAAATTGGTGAACtgaaggaagaagctgaagaGCAAAAGGATGAGAACTATTACCAAGTAACAATTTCGTTGAAGGAGTACGAATCCTTGGTTAAGAAGGCTGAGCAGGCTGATCAAATTCCTTTGTCATTGGAGGAAGGCCTTAGTCGTCAGTTCAGCTTCAGCGCCGCGGAAGATAAGTCAGAAAGTTTGAAGAAGGAGTTGGAAGCTGCAATGGAAAAGGTTGCGCAATTCAGGAACCGGGCTGAGCAGGCTACTACTAGGGCTGATCTCGCTGAGAGAGCGAAAGAAAGACTAGAGGACCAGATAAGGATTTGGCGGGAGGTGAAGCAAAAGAGAAAAGCTGCTCTTGCCGCACTTAGGGAGGTATCTCTTCCCAAACAATTTAGCCCTCCCGAGTACGAATCTCCAGATGAATTTAAGCCTCCTGCACATGAATCTGGAGAAGAATTTATGCCTCACGCATCAgaagaaacacacaaaaaacgTCTGCAATTGCGTGAGGTACTTAAAATGAAATTCTAG
- the LOC137711519 gene encoding probable LRR receptor-like serine/threonine-protein kinase At1g74360, producing MYLSTSKTGSWRAVCSIFLVLDVIMITGASVVVGDSLDTDREVLLSLKAFLQQKNRVNQGIYSQWNQRSSNPCEWSGISCSNDSKRVSRVELSDQKITGEIFRNFSALTALSYLDLSKNTISGALPEDLSQCHSLRHLNLSHNIIDGQLNLNGLNKLEVLDLTVNRFYGNLKMTFPGVCSNLVVANLSANNFTGRIDSLFDECFNLQHLDLSSNYLSGEIWSGFIRLTAFSVSENYFSGAISPSVFANNCSLVKLDLSVNRFSGAVPAEISKCQRLIILNLWGNHFTGPIPPEIGSISGLQALFLGNNSFSRDIPESLLDLTSMTFLDLSRNDFGGKIQDIFGRFRQVKFLLLHSNGYTGGIHSSGILKLPNVSRLDLSYNNFTGPLPVEISLPKLKLFVLAFNQFNGTIPPDYGNISSLQALDLSFNSLTGAIPSTLGNLRSLLWLMLANNSLTGPIPHELGNCSSLLWLNLANNKLSGPIPSQLTMIGRNAKPTFDMNNRDNDQIVAGSSECLAMRRWIPADYPPFNFVYTILTRKSCRSIWDRLLKGNGLFPICVAGSSVRTLQISGYIQLSGNQISGQLPADIGTMHSFSMINLGVNRFQGELPANIGQLPLVVFNISRNNFSGQIPEEIGNIKCMQNLDMSYNNFSGTFPVSLNDLNELSNFNISYNPLISGTIPSTGQLATFEKASYLGNPLLQLPKFIDNSTYPENKMNGNPTKPTKSAAYMVVFGLLIALLICGVLSLVAWLFRKSRPQPPGCLLQDIKYRHDLASSSSSSSPWLSDIVKIIRLDKMAFTHADILKATRNFSEDRIIGSGGFGTVYQGVLPDGRVVAVKKLQREGLEGEREFQAEMEVLSGNGIGWPHPNLVTLHGWCLYGSEKILVYEYMEGGTLEDLISDRVRLTWRRRVDVAVDVARALMFLHHECFPAIVHRDVKASNVLLDKDGKARVTDFGLARIVDAGDSHVSTMVAGTVGYVAPEYGQTWQATTKGDVYSYGVLAMELATGRRAVDGGEECLVEWARRVMGNGRQGFNQSVIPVMLMGSGLADGAEEMCELLKVGIKCTAEAPQSRPNMKEVLAMLLKIYKDENIYSLQSY from the exons ATGTACTTATCAACTTCGAAAACTGGTTCATGGCGTGCGGTGTGTTCAATATTCTTGGTCTTAGACGTGATCATGATCACAG GTGCTTCCGTTGTAGTCGGAGATTCTCTGGACACAGACAGAGAAGTTCTGCTGAGCCTCAAAGCATTTCTGCAGCAAAAGAACCGCGTAAACCAAGGAATATACTCGCAGTGGAACCAGCGCAGCAGCAACCCCTGCGAGTGGTCCGGAATTTCATGCAGCAATGACAGCAAGAGAGTTAGCCGTGTTGAGCTCAGCGACCAAAAAATCACCGGTGAGATTTTCCGAAACTTCTCTGCCCTTACAGCACTTTCGTACCTCGACCTCTCGAAGAACACAATAAGCGGAGCACTCCCGGAGGACTTGAGTCAATGCCACAGCCTCAGACACCTCAATCTGTCACATAACATTATTGATGGCCAGCTGAACTTGAATGGTTTGAATAAGTTGGAGGTTCTTGATTTGACTGTCAATAGATTTTACGGCAATTTGAAGATGACCTTTCCCGGAGTTTGCAGTAACCTAGTGGTTGCGAATCTTTCAGCGAATAATTTCACCGGAAGGATTGATAGCCTGTTTGATGAATGCTTTAATTTGCAGCACTTGGATTTGAGCTCAAACTATCTTAGTGGTGAGATATGGAGTGGATTCATCAGGCTTACGGCGTTTTCAGTATCCGAAAACTATTTCAGTGGCGCTATTTCGCCTTCTGTTTTCGCAAATAATTGTAGCCTGGTAAAGTTGGACTTGTCAGTAAACAGGTTTTCTGGTGCAGTTCCTGCAGAGATTTCGAAATGCCAGAGACTGATCATATTGAATCTTTGGGGGAACCATTTTACGGGGCCAATCCCGCCTGAGATTGGATCAATTTCGGGACTGCAGGCCTTGTTCTTGGGTAACAACAGTTTTTCTAGAGATATTCCTGAATCCCTTTTGGATTTGACCAGCATGACATTCTTGGATTTGAGCAGGAACGACTTTGGCGGCAAGATACAAGACATTTTTGGGAGATTCAGACAGGTGAAGTTTCTTTTGCTGCACTCAAACGGGTACACCGGTGGTATCCATTCGTCTGGGATTCTCAAGCTACCAAATGTTTCCAGGTTAGACCTCAGCTACAACAATTTTACAGGTCCTCTGCCAGTCGAAATTTCTCTGCCGAAGTTGAAGTTATTTGTCCTCGCCTTTAATCAATTCAACGGAACTATACCACCAGACTATGGAAACATTTCGAGCCTCCAAGCCCTGGACCTTTCCTTCAACAGCCTAACCGGTGCAATTCCTAGCACCCTCGGAAACTTGAGATCTCTCTTGTGGTTGATGCTTGCGAACAATTCCCTAACCGGTCCAATTCCACACGAATTGGGAAATTGTAGTAGCTTGCTGTGGCTTAATCTCGCGAATAACAAGCTCTCCGGGCCAATCCCATCTCAGCTAACAATGATTGGGAGAAATGCTAAGCCAACATTCGACATGAATAATCGGGACAATGATCAGATCGTAGCGGGATCAAGCGAATGCTTAGCGATGAGGAGATGGATTCCTGCAGATTACCCACCATTCAATTTCGTGTACACGATCCTCACTAGGAAGAGTTGTCGAAGCATATGGGACCGGCTGCTTAAAGGAAACGGCCTATTTCCCATATGTGTAGCTGGCTCTTCTGTACGGACGCTTCAAATCTCGGGTTACATTCAACTGAGTGGGAATCAGATTTCGGGTCAGCTCCCTGCAGATATTGGTACAATGCACAGTTTTAGCATGATAAATTTAGGTGTCAATAGAttccaaggcgaactccctgcAAATATTGGTCAGTTGCCACTTGTAGTGTTCAACATCAGCAGGAACAATTTTTCGGGTCAAATTCCGGAGGAGATTGGGAATATTAAGTGCATGCAGAATCTTGATATGTCATATAACAATTTTTCTGGCACATTTCCTGTGAGCCTGAACGACTTGAATGAGCTAAGTAATTTCAACATTTCGTACAATCCGCTCATTTCCGGCACAATTCCTTCGACCGGGCAGTTGGCAACGTTCGAGAAAGCGTCCTATCTCGGTAACCCCCTCCTGCAGCTTCCCAAATTCATCGACAACTCCACGTATCCAGAAAACAAAATGAATGGGAATCCAACAAAGCCTACAAAATCTGCTGCATATATGGTGGTCTTCGGTTTGCTAATTGCTCTCTTAATCTGTGGAGTTTTGTCACTTGTAGCATGGTTATTCAGAAAGAGCCGGCCGCAGCCCCCAGGATGTTTGTTGCAGGACATCAAATACCGGCATGACTTGGCCTCGAGCTCTAGCAGTTCATCCCCGTGGCTGTCAGATATTGTTAAGATCATTCGTTTGGACAAAATGGCTTTTACACATGCTGACATTTTGAAAGCTACACGCAATTTTTCGGAAGATAGGATTATAGGGAGTGGAGGGTTTGGGACAGTGTACCAAGGAGTACTGCCGGATGGGAGAGTAGTAGCGGTGAAGAAGCTTCAAAGAGAAGGGCTCGAAGGTGAAAGGGAGTTCCAAGCTGAAATGGAGGTTCTTAGTGGGAATGGCATTGGCTGGCCTCACCCGAACCTTGTAACTCTTCATGGCTGGTGCCTTTATGGATCCGAAAAAATACTAGTCTACGAGTACATGGAAGGCGGGACCTTGGAGGATTTGATATCTGATAGAGTGAGACTGACATGGCGAAGGCGAGTTGATGTGGCAGTTGATGTGGCTCGAGCCTTGATGTTTCTACACCACGAGTGCTTCCCTGCCATCGTGCACCGCGATGTGAAGGCGAGCAATGTGCTGCTAGATAAGGATGGAAAGGCGAGAGTTACAGATTTCGGGCTTGCTAGAATAGTCGATGCAGGGGATAGTCATGTGAGCACAATGGTGGCGGGGACTGTTGGTTATGTCGCTCCCGAATATGGGCAGACATGGCAAGCCACGACGAAAGGAGATGTGTACAGCTACGGAGTTCTGGCAATGGAATTGGCGACCGGAAGGAGAGCGGTGGATGGAGGAGAGGAGTGCCTTGTGGAATGGGCAAGGAGGGTAATGGGAAATGGACGGCAAGGATTCAACCAGTCTGTGATACCGGTTATGCTCATGGGGTCCGGGCTGGCCGATGGGGCGGAGGAGATGTGCGAGCTGCTTAAGGTGGGCATAAAGTGCACGGCGGAGGCACCGCAGTCAAGGCCAAACATGAAGGAGGTTCTAGCTATGCTACTCAAGATATATAAAGatgaaaacatatatagtttacaaagttattaa